A stretch of the Papaver somniferum cultivar HN1 chromosome 6, ASM357369v1, whole genome shotgun sequence genome encodes the following:
- the LOC113291860 gene encoding uncharacterized protein LOC113291860 produces MREGVTRLGLGSISLPWLGLGDFNCVLRLEEKKGGIPTKEIYISEFQNWISDNGLVEDDSIVELKLESESDLLDYDPADEVQFTKVADAKAAVEEDDIKDFIFNHYKDKFNGGEVDIDPKLFDVNHESISASESTLMNVVPTLEEIKEDFFDLGEDSAPGPDGIPNGINSNFIVLIPKNGKSDAIKDFRPIGLSNFFFKIITKIMDTRLGMVLNKLISEEQVAFMKGRNIHENVALASELINEINANRKFGNVGLKWT; encoded by the exons ATGAGGGAGGGGGTGACAAGG TTGGGGCTGGgttctatttctcttccttgGTTGGGGTTGGGAGATTTTAACTGTGTTTTGCGTCTTGAGGAGAAGAAGGGTGGTATCCCAACTAAAGAGATTTACATCTCGGAATTTCAGAATTGGATCTCTGATAATGGCCTGGTGGAGGATGATTCCATC GTTGAGCTGAAGCTTGAGTCTGAGAGTGATCTTCTAGATTATGACCCAGCCGATGAGGTGCAGTTCACTAAAGTTGCGGATGCTAAGGCTGCTGTTGAGGAG GATGACATTAAGGACTTCATTTTCAATCACTACAAGGATAAGTTCAATGGTGGCGAGGTTGATATAGATCCAAAGCTTTTTGACGTAAATCATGAGAGTATTTCGGCTTCCGAAAGTACTCTAATGAATGTTGTGCCTACTTTGgaggagatcaaagaagatttttttgaTTTGGGGGAGGATTCTGCGCCTGGCCCTGATGG GATTCCAAATGGCATAAATTCTAATTTCATTGTGCTCATTCCTAAGAATGGTAAGTCTGATGCTATAAAAGACTTTAGACcaattggtttaagtaattttttcttcaaaatcattactaAGATCATGGATACGCGTCTTGGAATGGTTTTGAACAAGTTAATTTCTGAAGAACAAGTTGCGTTTATGAAGGGTAGGAATATTCATGAGAATGTAGCTTTGGCCTCGGAGTTGATCAATGAGATCAATGCGAATAGGAAGTTTGGCAATGTTGGCCTCAAGTGGACATAG
- the LOC113291861 gene encoding uncharacterized protein LOC113291861: MATRLGKVLNKLISEEQVVFMKDRNIHENVALASELINEINANRKFGNVGLKMDIAQAFDTVSWKFIKELFRQYGFYDTWCGLINCILNSARISIMVNGSPEGFFSISRGLRQGDPLSPLIFVLIEDIISRNLSKLFARRSMHHMVIKKGVSPTHLLFAGDILVFCRGNLQSLQSLLNLLDMYQKSSGQCVNFVKSKFYFGGGSNSRARAISIFLGMERAFFPDKYLGIQLKPSIVRHIHVRKVVEKIMDKFAGWKGKLLYFQARLVLIKSVISSYVIHSMAVYKWPCSIIKKVERAIRNFLWSGDAEKRKHFTVLYDSLCCSRREGGLGIPRLLDVTKDMLMKLWISIRDSDKTWARFLSAKYLKNNGNMIDYKLGYSVFPEIRLVYNFVQKHTRAIIGDGASTYLFFDNWCDNLPVIAGGEDYKIWDLDKKGIFYVKSAKAALKDGADVHPTATLFSRNLVHPTLSIQYWKIWVNYCCASDDNVIKKTGRSMPSPAEDLLVSYKSAKGRSRIVKGLWLVANLVVVTELWKLRNKIYFEDVVVNWLGFKGRVYQVIRDNSIRLKGHMYNTVDDLRILNYFKVQHRSCKISRPIEVSWSPPFPKDIMICCDGASFGNPGKDGAGVIVRDANSAFLGAIYVGLGWQTNFIAEVCAIIYGMMLDKRWMVRKICIRSDSKSCLQSFQNGALPWQLQQKWRMARSFYDTIRYVHSFREANFAVDSLSKQACLLAEDTYEFYEGRPGFILSVEWPGVVYFRFH; encoded by the exons ATGGCTACGCGTCTTGGAAAGGTTTTGAACAAGCTAATTTCTGAAGAACAAGTGGTGTTTATGAAGGATAGGAATATTCATGAGAATGTAGCTTTGGCCTCGGAGTTGATCAATGAGATAAATGCGAATAGGAAATTTGGCAATGTTGGCCTCAAGATGGACATAGCTCAGGCCTTTGACACCGTGAGTTGGAAGTTTATTAAAGAGTTATTTCGTCAGTATGGATTTTATGATACTTGGTGTGGGTTGATCAATTGTATCCTTAACTCTGCTAGGATTTCTATCATGGTTAATGGAAgtcctgaaggttttttcagtatctcTCGAGGATTGAGACAAGGGGATCCGCTTTCCCCTTTGATATTTGTGCTTATTGAAGATATCATAAGTCGTAATCTTTCTAAGTTGTTTGCAAGGCGTAGCATGCATCATATGGTGATCAAGAAGGGTGTGTCTCCAACTCATCTTCTTTTTGCGGGTGATATTCTCGTTTTCTGTAGAGgtaatcttcaaagtcttcaatctctTTTGAATCTCTTGGATATGTATCAAAAATCTTCGGGCCAATGTGTCAATTTTGTTAAGAGTAAGTTTTATTTTGGGGGTGGTTCAAACTCTAGAGCTCGGGCTATCTCAATTTTTTTGGGGATGGAGAGGGCTTTTTTCCCGGATAAATACCTTGGTATTCAATTGAAGCCTAGCATTGTGAGACATATACATGTTCGGAAAGTTGTtgagaagattatggacaagTTTGCTGGTTGGAAGGGCAAGCTTCTTTATTTTCAGGCAAGGTTGGTGCTAATCAAATCAGTGATTTCTAGCTATGTTATCCACTCAATGGCTGTCTATAAATGGCCATGTTCTATCATTAAAAAGGTGGAACGGGCCATTAGAAACtttctttggtctggtgatgcGGAGAAGCGTAAACACTTTACTGTTCTTTATGATAGCCTTTGCTGTTCGAGGCGTGAAGGAGGTCTAGGTATTCCGAGGCTGTTGGATGTTACCAAAGATATGTTGATGAAACTGTGGATTTCTATTAGGGACTCAGATAAGACTTGGGCCAGATTCTTGAGTGCGAAGTATCTTAAGAATAATGGCAATATGATTGATTACAAGCTGGGTTATTCGGTATTTCCAGAAATTCGTCTTGTTTACAATTTTGTGCAGAAGCACACGAGAGCTATAATAGGTGATGGAGCTTCCACTTATCTTTTCTTTGACAATTGGTGTG ATAACTTACCAGTTATTGCTGGTGGTGAAGATTATAAGATATGGGACTTGGATAAAAAGGGTATTTTCTATGTTAAGTCTGCCAAAGCTGCTCTCAAAGATGGTGCTGATGTTCATCCCACTGCTACTTTGTTCTCGAGGAATTTGGTTCATCCTACTTTAAGCATTCAATATTGGAAGATTTGGGTTAATTATTGCTGTGCAAGTGATGATAATGTCATCAAAAAGACTGGCAGGAGCATGCCTTCA CCGGCAGAGGATTTGCTAGTTTCTTACAAGTCAGCTAAGGGACGTAGCAGAATAGTGAAGGGTTTATGGCTTGTGGCAAATCTTGTTGTTGTCACTGAGCTTTGGAAGTTGCGTAATAAGATCTATTTTGAGGATGTTGTTGTTAATTGGCTTGGCTTTAAGGGTAGAGTCTATCAGGTAATCCGAGATAACTCAATTAGATTGAAGGGTCATATGTATAATACGGTGGATGACTTGCGTATCCTAAATTACTTCAAGGTGCAACATAGATCTTGCAAGATTTCTCGTCCGATAGAGGTTAGTTGGTCTCCTCCTTTTCCTAAAGATATTATGATTTGTTGCGATGGTGCGTCTTTTGGGAATCCGGGGAAGGATGGAGCTGGAGTAATTGTTCGTGACGCTAATTCTGCTTTCCTTGGTGCTATTTATGTTGGCCTGGGCTGGCAGACCAATTTTATCGCGGAAGTGTGTGCTATCATCTATGGCATGATGTTGGATAAGCGTTGGATGGTACGAAAGATATGCATTCGGTCTGATTCAAAGAGTTGCCTGCAATCTTTTCAAAATGGTGCGTTGCCTTGGCAGCTTCAACAAAAGTGGAGAATGGCTAGGAGTTTTTATGATACCATTCGTTATGTTCACTCGTTCAGGGAGGCTAATTTTGCTGTTGATTCCTTGTCTAAGCAAGCATGTTTGCTAGCTGAAGATACTTATGAGTTTTATGAAGGTAGGCCAGGTTTCATTTTGTCTGTAGAATGGCCTGGAGTTGTTTATTTTCGCTTCCATTAG